In Anomaloglossus baeobatrachus isolate aAnoBae1 chromosome 3, aAnoBae1.hap1, whole genome shotgun sequence, one genomic interval encodes:
- the RAD51AP2 gene encoding RAD51-associated protein 2: MYRGQQSNTEVDDIWQKYRGTLQSQQMQMATEGDSLVGVTVEKEAYSLESTHFPHLIIHLSMEDVILSQLDLIWENYIVSAYNGYYLHDSWPISGNNCIFIPRESTASGSHILNEHTTALHKIPVGDEGFIGTRYDIFTLDPVKERIWNRNILGSTKMKNLWRKRKPSAPLDSEEKRTKRPVIINQYGVLPHYFTKTDTDYIPCTKIETKDQDRNVKPCEKIEASLEKNMSMLLSAQGTFCNVKAGSKMCDDGCYFGSAVKSLVISSSSLGVAEEVFSSTFIPQTDSSVDYRTLCGSLQQKGHSKVPADSDESRCLTNNNDSNINLHVRLSAHPCILTADVILSDVNHTEPGERQGQNCLNWTACERRMIQEEKLKSPPKNKSLLPCIVKKNRHFGNSFSPSVKTFSTWLDVNFAILAATKDDFLFFPSPGSQTTCSQMTDESFALRHGVLQYEQAEVEVSLGTENINISTRRAHLEYKTALNKQDFCFPSHFQSEVDTKQPEKETSGNNEECSVKTTCSKQVSYTERFKKICLEKCLVEPESRKNTYCSFRNEMLLYKNRPRQENMTTMEENPSGCKSECQIIETEHKHESCTKQTKGKERNKVQTGNMSSDAARQHNIECKNEDVQVDMTSSLDSMEEENVNLSILDDYLNKSPGSSVDVDTIADENSKQECDSIKEIKDEASLALRKDFTDASENKAMQKNTDFEMKAQFDLVLAELKMFHMIEVEKVDTINTEEEDRLEVACGKNKDLQEEIKENSPSHEVIVDSNVDDLVTMKDYGYDRKIAAEVSEQEVPQKSMSSYPGDEESLYSAHNVEVIPKSSSWKPVFLNSCETETNIASYTEKAVTFSHGIGRVTPLKTRTGPLRIGLSKKAKIKQLHPYLR; this comes from the coding sequence ATGTACCGAGGACAGCAGTCAAACACAGAAGTGGATGACATATGGCAGAAATACAGGGGAACATTGCAGTCCCAACAAATGCAGATGGCCACAGAAGGGGATTCTCTGGTGGGAGTCACAGTCGAAAAAGAAGCGTACAGCCTGGAAAGCACACATTTCCCTCACTTAATAATTCATTTATCCATGGAGGACGTGATACTTTCCCAACTAGACTTAATCTGGGAGAATTACATTGTATCAGCATACAATGGTTATTACTTGCATGATTCATGGCCTATTTCTGGCAATAACTGTATATTTATACCCAGAGAGTCCACGGCTAGTGGGTCACACATACTAAATGAACACACTACAGCCCTCCACAAGATACCTGTTGGTGATGAAGGTTTTATAGGCACTCGTTATGATATTTTTACTCTCGATCCGGTCAAGGAGAGAATTTGGAACAGAAATATACTGGGATCCACGAAAATGAAGAATCTATGGCGCAAGAGGAAACCAAGTGCACCGCTAGATAGTGAAGAGAAGAGAACAAAAAGACCCGTGATCATAAACCAATATGGCGTCTTGCCTCATTATTTTACCAAAACAGATACAGATTATATTCCTTGTACTAAAATAGAAACGAAGGACCAAGACAGAAATGTAAAACCTTGTGAAAAGATAGAAGCctctttggagaaaaatatgtctaTGTTACTTAGTGCTCAAGGAACATTTTGCAATGTCAAAGCCGGTTCTAAAATGTGTGATGATGGATGTTACTTTGGGTCAGCGGTAAAGTCATTGGTTATATCATCTTCTTCACTTGGTGTTGCAGAAGAGGTTTTTAGTAGCACTTTCATTCCTCAAACTGACAGTTCTGTTGATTATAGGACGCTATGCGGTAGTCTGCAACAGAAAGGACACAGTAAAGTTCCGGCCGACTCTGATGAAAGCCGTTGTTTGACAAACAACAATGACAGTAATATTAATCTGCATGTCAGACTGTCAGCGCATCCCTGTATACTAACTGCAGATGTTATTCTTAGCGATGTTAACCACACCGAACCAGGTGAGAGGCAAGGACAAAATTGTCTCAATTGGACAGCTTGTGAAAGGAGGATGATACAggaagaaaaattaaaaagtcCTCCAAAAAATAAATCGTTATTGCCTTGTATTGTTAAGAAAAATCGTCACTTTGGCAACTCCTTTTCGCCAAGCGTAAAAACATTTTCAACATGGCTTGACGTCAACTTTGCAATACTTGCAGCAACAAAAGATGATTTCTTATTTTTTCCCAGCCCTGGCTCCCAAACGACTTGTTCACAAATGACTGACGAATCATTTGCATTGAGACACGGAGTCTTACAATATGAGCAAGCAGAAGTGGAGGTTTCTCTTGGCACCGAAAATATAAATATCAGCACTAGAAGAGCTCATCTGGAATATAAAACTGCACTTAACAAACAAGACTTCTGTTTTCCTTCACACTTTCAGAGCGAAGTTGACACTAAACAGCCTGAAAAAGAGACATCTGGAAATAATGAAGAATGTTCTGTAAAGACTACGTGTTCAAAGCAGGTGTCTTACACTGAGCGGTTTAAAAAAATCTGTTTAGAGAAATGTTTGGTGGAACCAGAAAGTCGCAAGAACACATATTGTTCCTTCCGGAATGAGATGTTGCTTTACAAAAACAGACCCAGACAGGAGAACATGACTACAATGGAGGAAAATCCCTCAGGGTGCAAATCTGAGTGCCAAATCATAGAAACAGAGCACAAACATGAATCCTGTACAAAACAAACCAAAGGTAAAGAAAGAAATAAAGTCCAAACAGGGAATATGAGCAGTGATGCCGCTCGTCAGCACAATATAGAATGTAAAAATGAAGATGTTCAAGTGGATATGACTTCCAGTTTAGATAGTATGGAAGAAGAAAATGTGAATTTATCCATTTTGGATGATTATTTGAACAAGAGCCCCGGGTCTTCTGTGGATGTAGACACTATAGCAGATGAAAACAGTAAGCAAGAATGCGATTCAATAAAAGAAATTAAAGACGAAGCATCACTAGCGCTTAGAAAAGATTTCACTGATGCTTCCGAGAATAAAGCAATGCAGAAAAATACAGATTTTGAAATGAAAGCCCAGTTTGATTTGGttttagcagagctgaagatgttcCATATGATTGAAGTAGAAAAGGTGGACACTATTAACACAGAAGAAGAAGACAGACTTGAAGTAGCTTGTGGAAAAAACAAGGACCTGCAGGAGGAAATAAAAGAGAATTCTCCCAGTCATGAAGTGATAGTTGATAGTAATGTAGACGACTTGGTGACCATGAAAGACTATGGATATGATAGGAAGATTGCAGCTGAGGTCAGTGAGCAAGAGGTGCCTCAGAAAAGTATGTCTTCTTACCCAGGCGATGAGGAGTCCTTGTATTCTGCTCATAATGTAG